TCGCGACATAGCGGTTATATCAGCGGGTCCACGGCCGCGGCGGGTGAGTTGGCCTGGATAAGGCCGATCGATGAGGTCGGCGGGCAGGCCGAGGCGCGTCTGGTACTGAGTTCGGGCGAGATTGTTATCATCGACGGCATGAATGAGATATTTGCATTCAGCCCGGATGGGCGGCGACTGTGGCGAAGGCGTAAATACTATGGTACACAGGTGGCCCTTCAGGACGGCATGCTTTATTATACTACGGCCGGCAAGAAAGACCGAATGGAGGCGGTCGATTTGAATAATAGCGTTCGGCTGGAAAATTTCTTGATTCCTGATGTGGGGAACCGCTCATATATTGTACTTTTCGAACCGACTGAGAAAGGCTTGATCGCGCAGGTGCAATACGCCAGCCAGCCCGATATGGGAACCGCCTCCTTTGTCGTGTTTCATTCGCCTAGAAAAGGTTTTGATTATGATTGGTGCCGCGGGTTTCAGCGAAGCCAGAGCCCGCTGGTGCCGCTGGTTTCGTTCGAACATCGCCGCCTCGTGACAACGATTCCGTGGGAGGCAATCGTGTTGGATATCGATGCAGCGGTACCTATGCCGGAGCCGGCGGCGCGGTTTCCTTTGCCTTTCAAGAAGGGAACCGCCTGGGTCAGCTGCGGTGCAGAGGGAAGTCTCTACTGGGTGGGCCATGATGAACAGGGTCTGCATTTGATGGTCACCGATTTCGGCGGCAACCAAATCTGGAGTTGGAGCTCGGCTGATAATCCGGCGGTGCCGCCGCTCTGGCCGATTGCGCCGCCGATACTTTCCGCGAAGTGCGCGCATATCCTGACCCGGGAATATCTTCTCGCTCTGAGTCAGGGTAAGGTTCTCTGGCGTTTTGCCTTGGCTCAAAGCGCGCTGCGAGCCTGCACGGCACTGGCCGATGGGACGCTTCTTCTGACGAGCGGCGGCACGCTGTACCATCTCAATGAAGCGGGAGAAATATTATTCGACATAAAGCTCGATGAACCGCCGGTTTCGGCTCCCGTGATTGATAAAAACGGGAGAATTTATCTGGCCGGCCCGGAGACACTTTATGCTATCGATTAAACGGGGTATGACCGTAATCGTGGCGATTATTTTGTTATCTTTTTTTGCGGGAGCGAAAATGTCATGTTCACAGGCGGATAAAGTGCCGGAGAATCTAATATATGAATTCACCGGAAGCGCATCGCTTTATAAAGAGCACAATTATATAGCTCTGAAGATTACCCCGCGCTGGGCAAATGCACAGCGCCGCGCGGGCGCGGACTTTGACCGAACCCCGAGTTCGGTTTTCATAGGTCTGAAAGATTTTGAAGAGCTGTGGAGTTACATAAAGGGAATTGACTTTGAGTCCCTCATTGAACCTAAGGATGAGCAATTGGAGGCGACGGCCGCCGATGTAAACTATACCGAGCACTTAAAATTGGTTATTGACAGCCAGAGTGTAACGGAATGGTCGTATCCCTCAAAACGGCTGATTAAATCTGTGCGCGCAGCACTGGACAGCCTGTTGGTACTGCTCGGCAAGAAGTTCGACCAGCGGAG
The sequence above is drawn from the Candidatus Zixiibacteriota bacterium genome and encodes:
- a CDS encoding PQQ-binding-like beta-propeller repeat protein, coding for MAGLYTKYFGDSRHSGYISGSTAAAGELAWIRPIDEVGGQAEARLVLSSGEIVIIDGMNEIFAFSPDGRRLWRRRKYYGTQVALQDGMLYYTTAGKKDRMEAVDLNNSVRLENFLIPDVGNRSYIVLFEPTEKGLIAQVQYASQPDMGTASFVVFHSPRKGFDYDWCRGFQRSQSPLVPLVSFEHRRLVTTIPWEAIVLDIDAAVPMPEPAARFPLPFKKGTAWVSCGAEGSLYWVGHDEQGLHLMVTDFGGNQIWSWSSADNPAVPPLWPIAPPILSAKCAHILTREYLLALSQGKVLWRFALAQSALRACTALADGTLLLTSGGTLYHLNEAGEILFDIKLDEPPVSAPVIDKNGRIYLAGPETLYAID